In a genomic window of Rhizobium tumorigenes:
- a CDS encoding ROK family protein, whose translation MSVISKPAANLKSYSARNRAGRSSMNAVPLSVPSDGLTILVVDIDGTNAEFGFVQNGKPLPCRQLFSVDILRAGDPIGARAAMVKEVVAQSGLSPHVIVNTVPGLIDTDLDHVLYAGNILVLNGRALFRHWSRLSGYCVPLDRYAILMLTGEVFAGIAQEASRVLGIFFGTGLDAAYLDRGVAFRGGGWALELGNMRVRGEGCTIEVVRTDCLETYASGRALADLATRYGETAESVFWAAGKAALQDEPVQFVRDQAYGVAAAVVMLSPTTIVLCGGVLNIDGYPRDNLSQLIEAHAPISETGCSMDLRWADHGWSNVLDGAPHVVADRWLISPSEIARV comes from the coding sequence ATGAGTGTCATCAGCAAACCGGCTGCGAATTTAAAAAGCTATAGCGCCAGAAACAGGGCGGGCCGGTCTTCAATGAACGCCGTCCCCCTATCGGTCCCCAGCGACGGTTTGACGATCCTTGTCGTCGACATCGATGGCACGAATGCCGAGTTCGGTTTTGTGCAGAATGGCAAGCCGCTGCCATGCCGCCAATTGTTTTCAGTGGACATTCTTCGCGCCGGTGATCCGATCGGAGCTCGCGCGGCTATGGTCAAAGAGGTTGTCGCGCAATCCGGCCTATCGCCTCATGTCATCGTCAACACGGTTCCCGGTTTGATCGACACCGATCTCGACCATGTCTTGTATGCCGGCAACATCCTGGTACTAAACGGACGAGCGCTTTTCAGGCATTGGAGCCGGCTTTCGGGCTATTGTGTCCCGCTCGACCGGTATGCAATTCTGATGCTCACTGGTGAGGTATTCGCCGGGATCGCTCAAGAGGCCTCACGGGTTCTCGGCATTTTCTTCGGGACTGGCCTCGACGCAGCTTATCTTGATAGGGGCGTTGCATTTCGAGGCGGCGGCTGGGCGCTTGAGCTCGGCAACATGCGGGTGCGCGGCGAAGGTTGCACTATCGAAGTCGTGCGCACGGACTGCCTCGAAACTTATGCCTCCGGCCGGGCGCTTGCGGACCTTGCGACTCGCTATGGCGAGACCGCTGAGAGCGTATTCTGGGCGGCTGGCAAGGCGGCACTGCAGGATGAACCGGTGCAGTTCGTCCGCGATCAGGCCTATGGTGTCGCCGCTGCGGTAGTGATGCTGTCGCCAACCACCATCGTCCTTTGCGGTGGCGTGCTGAACATCGACGGGTATCCGCGCGATAATCTCTCCCAACTGATTGAGGCGCACGCTCCAATTTCTGAAACCGGTTGTTCAATGGATCTTCGTTGGGCAGACCATGGCTGGTCCAACGTTTTGGACGGAGCGCCACATGTCGTCGCTGACCGCTGGCTGATCTCACCGTCAGAAATCGCCAGGGTCTAA
- a CDS encoding ABC transporter permease, with the protein MNIDLLKENDRSLLHRMMLTQEMWIALAIFVLGLAVSLISAKFATTGNLLNVLQNACFIGIMALGMTPVLISGGIDISVGSILGLCSVTLGILLNAGMPLSVGIAGTLALGALCGAVNGSIITYVKLPPFIVTLATLSIGRSIALVVTNNQVFYEFGDATDAIIALGGGYTFGLPNVVYALIVGMVILHFLLKMTRWGRYIFAIGGNESAARLAGIPVNFIKVSAYAFSGLMAAVSGIFLVGWLGAVTNAIGTGYELQVIASTVIGGASLTGGFGTAIGAGIGAILVEVIRNALLIAGVNPFWQGTFVGGFILAAVLLERIRSLRR; encoded by the coding sequence ATGAATATCGATCTTCTCAAGGAAAATGATCGCTCGCTCCTGCACCGGATGATGCTGACCCAGGAGATGTGGATCGCGCTGGCAATCTTCGTCCTCGGCCTCGCGGTGTCGCTGATATCCGCGAAATTTGCGACAACAGGAAACCTGTTGAACGTCCTGCAGAATGCCTGTTTCATCGGCATCATGGCCCTCGGCATGACGCCCGTGCTGATCAGCGGCGGGATCGACATTTCCGTCGGCTCGATCCTCGGGCTGTGCTCGGTGACCTTGGGCATCCTCCTCAATGCAGGCATGCCGCTCAGCGTCGGCATCGCCGGCACGCTGGCGCTCGGCGCCTTGTGCGGGGCGGTTAATGGCTCGATCATCACCTACGTCAAGCTGCCGCCGTTCATCGTCACCCTGGCGACTTTGTCGATTGGCCGAAGCATAGCGCTGGTCGTCACCAACAACCAGGTTTTCTATGAATTCGGCGATGCCACGGACGCCATCATTGCGCTGGGCGGCGGCTATACCTTTGGGCTTCCAAATGTAGTCTACGCGTTAATCGTTGGCATGGTCATCCTGCATTTCCTGCTGAAGATGACGCGGTGGGGCCGCTATATTTTCGCGATCGGGGGCAACGAAAGTGCTGCGCGACTTGCCGGCATCCCCGTCAATTTCATCAAGGTATCGGCCTATGCGTTCAGCGGCCTAATGGCGGCCGTGAGCGGCATATTTCTAGTCGGATGGCTGGGCGCGGTCACCAATGCTATTGGCACCGGTTATGAGCTGCAGGTCATTGCCTCAACGGTCATCGGCGGCGCCTCGCTCACCGGCGGTTTCGGCACGGCCATCGGTGCCGGCATCGGCGCAATTCTTGTCGAGGTGATCCGCAACGCGCTGCTGATCGCAGGCGTCAATCCATTCTGGCAGGGCACATTCGTCGGGGGCTTTATCCTGGCGGCCGTGCTCCTGGAAAGAATCCGCTCCCTGCGTCGCTAG
- a CDS encoding sugar-binding protein → MSLSHTLKYTALLTCVAACLGATGASAAEREFALVFKVLNNAFSPPIDAGCQAAAKKLGDVKCTYIGPTEYDEAKEVQLAQDMITRGVDGLGISAGNPKAMARILKMANDKGIPVVTFDTDVLPEDAKLRATYIGTDNYQFGIELAKKVLENKRSGGTVCIQSGAPASENLKARIQGIRDTLAGAAKDKPVDKLSGQNGWTEATGCPVYNNDDIALAAQQVRDIMTNDPDLSAFVAVGGWAQYAPQAYKQAMEPLKARLDKKDLVVVFGDNFGPQLPLLAAGLSHYNIGQRPYDMGYQTIMSLDALSKGKKIDPYIQTGMETCTPDNALTTCGKVAQ, encoded by the coding sequence ATGTCGCTGTCTCACACTCTGAAATACACGGCTTTGCTTACATGCGTGGCTGCTTGCCTGGGAGCAACAGGGGCAAGCGCTGCGGAACGGGAATTCGCGCTGGTCTTCAAGGTCCTAAACAACGCCTTCAGCCCGCCGATTGATGCCGGCTGCCAGGCCGCGGCCAAGAAGCTCGGCGACGTCAAGTGCACCTATATCGGACCGACCGAATACGACGAAGCCAAGGAAGTGCAGCTGGCGCAGGACATGATCACGCGCGGCGTCGATGGTCTCGGCATTTCGGCCGGCAACCCGAAGGCAATGGCACGTATCCTGAAAATGGCCAATGACAAGGGCATTCCCGTCGTTACCTTCGATACCGACGTCCTGCCGGAAGACGCCAAATTGCGCGCCACCTATATCGGCACCGACAACTACCAGTTTGGCATCGAACTGGCGAAGAAAGTGCTAGAGAACAAGAGAAGCGGCGGCACGGTCTGTATCCAGTCCGGAGCTCCGGCCTCGGAAAACCTCAAGGCTCGCATCCAGGGCATTCGCGACACCTTGGCTGGCGCCGCCAAGGACAAGCCGGTCGACAAGCTTTCGGGCCAAAATGGCTGGACCGAAGCCACCGGTTGCCCGGTTTACAACAATGACGACATCGCGCTCGCTGCCCAACAGGTGCGCGACATCATGACCAACGATCCCGATTTGAGTGCTTTCGTCGCCGTTGGCGGCTGGGCACAGTATGCACCGCAGGCCTATAAGCAGGCGATGGAGCCATTGAAGGCACGTCTGGACAAGAAAGATCTTGTAGTCGTCTTCGGCGACAATTTCGGCCCCCAACTCCCGCTGCTCGCCGCCGGACTAAGCCACTACAACATTGGCCAGCGTCCGTATGACATGGGATACCAGACCATCATGTCCCTGGATGCCCTGAGCAAGGGCAAAAAGATTGATCCCTACATTCAGACGGGAATGGAGACCTGCACCCCTGATAATGCCCTAACGACTTGCGGCAAGGTCGCCCAATAG
- a CDS encoding ATP-binding cassette domain-containing protein: protein MTQLAVLENIVMQFGAIRALDGVSIDINHGEVLGLMGDNGAGKSTLVKTIAGNFQPTSGKYTLEGAHVHFSGPADARRHGIEVVYQDLALCNNLTASANVFLGREVMRRVGPFKILDHRAMNKRANELFQELKSETRPADLVDRMSGGQRQAVAIARTRLAKSKIVLMDEPTAAISVRQVAEVLALIRRMKDQGLSVILISHRMPDVFEVCDRIVVMRRGRKVADKAISQTSPEEITGLITGAIHTA, encoded by the coding sequence ATGACGCAGCTCGCGGTACTTGAGAATATTGTCATGCAGTTCGGCGCGATCAGAGCGCTGGATGGAGTATCTATCGATATCAACCATGGCGAAGTGCTTGGCCTGATGGGCGATAACGGCGCGGGAAAATCTACGCTTGTCAAGACCATCGCCGGAAATTTTCAGCCTACGTCAGGCAAGTACACCCTTGAAGGCGCGCATGTCCACTTCTCGGGGCCAGCCGATGCCCGACGCCATGGCATCGAAGTGGTCTACCAAGACCTGGCGCTATGCAACAACCTGACAGCCTCGGCCAATGTATTCCTCGGCCGCGAAGTTATGCGCCGGGTTGGTCCATTCAAAATTCTCGACCATCGCGCGATGAACAAGCGCGCAAACGAGCTGTTCCAGGAGCTCAAATCCGAGACCCGCCCCGCCGATCTTGTCGACCGGATGTCCGGCGGGCAGCGCCAGGCCGTTGCCATCGCCCGGACGCGGCTCGCCAAATCTAAGATCGTCCTCATGGACGAGCCGACCGCCGCCATCAGTGTTCGCCAGGTCGCAGAAGTGCTGGCGCTGATCCGCCGCATGAAGGACCAGGGACTTTCCGTCATTCTCATCAGTCACCGAATGCCTGATGTGTTCGAGGTCTGCGACCGCATCGTTGTCATGCGACGCGGCCGAAAGGTTGCTGACAAGGCGATCAGCCAGACCAGTCCGGAAGAAATCACCGGCCTGATTACCGGCGCAATCCACACGGCATAG
- a CDS encoding SDR family NAD(P)-dependent oxidoreductase, translating to MEKSNQRLDGRVAVVTGGASGIGAGCVAALAEAGAQVVILDANEAGFAEARKGAPEGTVFEKLEVTDPAAVDAMAETLFARFGRIDILVNCAGIGRRSAAEDITPEEWRLVLDVNLNGTFWCAQAFGKRMMADGKGGSIVSIGSISGNVVVRPQHNAHYNVSKAAVHHLTKTLATEWATRGVRVNAIAPGFVETAMTAYAMQQDTEMTNVWLTNTPLNRVAQVSEIANIVVFLNSDAASFMTGSIVVADGGYTSW from the coding sequence ATGGAAAAGAGCAATCAGAGACTGGATGGCCGCGTCGCAGTGGTCACGGGCGGCGCCAGCGGAATTGGCGCGGGATGCGTCGCCGCTCTGGCCGAAGCTGGCGCGCAGGTCGTCATCCTCGACGCCAATGAAGCGGGATTTGCAGAGGCGCGCAAGGGCGCTCCTGAAGGCACCGTCTTCGAAAAGCTCGAGGTTACCGACCCTGCGGCCGTCGACGCGATGGCTGAAACCCTGTTTGCTCGTTTCGGCCGTATCGACATACTCGTCAATTGTGCCGGGATCGGACGTCGGTCGGCTGCGGAAGACATTACCCCGGAAGAATGGCGCCTAGTGCTCGACGTCAATCTGAATGGGACGTTTTGGTGCGCCCAGGCTTTCGGAAAGCGGATGATGGCCGACGGCAAGGGTGGCAGCATCGTTAGCATCGGCTCAATCTCCGGCAACGTGGTTGTCCGCCCGCAGCACAATGCTCACTACAACGTCTCCAAGGCGGCGGTCCATCACCTCACCAAGACCCTCGCCACCGAGTGGGCGACACGGGGCGTCCGAGTGAACGCCATTGCGCCCGGCTTCGTCGAAACGGCGATGACGGCCTATGCGATGCAGCAGGACACCGAGATGACAAATGTCTGGCTGACGAACACGCCGCTCAATCGCGTCGCCCAGGTCAGTGAAATCGCCAATATTGTGGTCTTCCTGAATTCGGATGCGGCAAGCTTCATGACCGGCTCGATTGTCGTCGCCGACGGCGGCTACACGAGCTGGTAA